A DNA window from Molothrus ater isolate BHLD 08-10-18 breed brown headed cowbird chromosome 2, BPBGC_Mater_1.1, whole genome shotgun sequence contains the following coding sequences:
- the MPC2 gene encoding mitochondrial pyruvate carrier 2, which translates to MAAAAAGLRASYHRMLDRIELMLPPRFRPFYNHPAGPKTVFFWAPVMKWGLVGAGLADMARPAEKLSTAQSAVLMATGLIWSRYSLVIIPKNWSLFAVNFFVGCAGGSQLFRIWRYNQELKAQKQVQ; encoded by the exons atggccgccgccgccgcgggacTCCGCGCCTCCTATCACCGCATGCTCGACCGCATCGAGCTCATGCTGCCGCCGCGGTTCCGGCCCTTCTACAACCACCCGGCGG GTCCCAAAACAGTGTTTTTCTGGGCACCTGTTATGAAATGG GGCTTGGTGGGGGCTGGACTGGCTGACATGGCCAGGCCAGCAGAgaagctcagcacagcacagtctGCAGTACTCATGGCCACAG GCCTTATTTGGTCAAGGTACTCCCTGGTGATTATCCCTAAAAACTGGAGTCTGTTTGCTGTGAACTTctttgttggctgtgctggtggTTCCCAGCTTTTCCGAATATGGAG GTATAATCAGGAGCTAAAAGCACAAAAGCAAGTGCAATAA